The following proteins are encoded in a genomic region of Leptospira ryugenii:
- the gcvP gene encoding aminomethyl-transferring glycine dehydrogenase codes for MNPSLKDQTKSEHSYEETLSPSDTFLRRHVGSDHEKIQEMLSVVGYDSLETLIDDAVPKNIRLKKELDLPNPLGEFALQKELKKIVSKNKIFRSYLGLGYSACITPPVIQRNILENPGWYTAYTPYQAEIAQGRMEALINFQTMITDLTGMEIANASLLDEGTAAAEAMTMLYSLKEESQGKSFFVSQSVHPQTLDVIRTRALPLGIHVVVGSFKKMTPSADFFGAIVQYPSSDGTIYDFSDFIQSLHAVGAKAIVAADLLSLTILKPPGEMGADVVVGSTQRFGLPLGFGGPHAGFFATREDFKRSMPGRLIGVSRDSQGKPGYRLSLQTREQHIRRDKATSNICTAQVLLAVLSSMYAVYHGPKGLKQIALRVHRMTTLLVTGLEKLGYKIVSKPYFDTIRVELSKVTSSEIIHYAEEREINLRSVSQHVISISLDETTTLEDVSDLLLIFNENKPLHFSLEELAKKEEYAIPEILERKSSYLSHAVFNSYHTETEMLRYIRRLEAKDLSLTTSMIALGSCTMKLNASTEMYPVTWPELANIHPFVPNNQTEGYRILFGQLEKWLCEITGFAEVSLQPNAGSQGEYAGLLAIRNYHQSRNESHRNICLIPISAHGTNPASAVMAGFQVVVVACDENGNIDVEDLKKKAIEHKHDLGALMVTYPSTHGVFEESIQDICQIIHENGGQVYMDGANMNAQVGLTRPGDIGADVCHLNLHKTFCIPHGGGGPGVGPIGVAEHLAPFLPGHSIIENGSNNSQGAVSAAPWGSASIIVISWAYIHMLGFDGLRHATKLAILNANYIAKRLVGAYPVLYKGNRDLVAHECILDIRGFKKGSGVEVEDIAKRLMDYGFHSPTMSFPVPGTLMVEPTESESKEELDRFIDAMLSIAEEIADIEKGSLDKTDNPLKNAPHTAEMVISDQWNHKYSRERAAYPLPWLRLRKFWPSVGRVDNVYGDRNLVCSCIPVESYT; via the coding sequence GTGAATCCATCATTAAAAGACCAAACCAAATCTGAACATTCTTACGAAGAGACACTTTCTCCCAGCGACACATTTTTACGACGCCATGTCGGTTCAGACCATGAGAAAATCCAGGAAATGCTATCAGTTGTTGGTTACGATAGTCTGGAAACTCTCATAGATGATGCGGTTCCAAAAAATATCCGACTGAAAAAAGAATTGGATCTACCGAATCCGCTCGGTGAGTTTGCTCTTCAGAAAGAGTTAAAAAAGATAGTCTCCAAAAACAAAATCTTTCGATCATATTTAGGCTTGGGATATTCTGCTTGTATTACTCCACCAGTTATCCAGAGAAATATTCTGGAAAATCCTGGCTGGTACACTGCGTACACTCCGTACCAAGCAGAGATAGCGCAAGGCAGAATGGAAGCCTTGATCAATTTTCAAACAATGATTACAGATCTTACGGGAATGGAAATTGCCAATGCCTCCCTATTAGATGAAGGTACGGCAGCAGCCGAAGCCATGACGATGCTCTATAGCCTTAAGGAGGAAAGCCAAGGCAAATCCTTTTTTGTCTCGCAATCTGTCCATCCACAAACATTGGATGTGATCCGAACAAGGGCCCTACCATTAGGCATTCATGTAGTTGTTGGTTCATTCAAAAAAATGACTCCATCTGCTGATTTCTTTGGTGCAATCGTTCAGTATCCATCTTCCGACGGAACGATCTATGATTTTTCTGATTTTATCCAAAGCTTACACGCTGTAGGCGCAAAAGCAATCGTTGCAGCCGACCTACTCTCACTCACAATTTTAAAGCCACCAGGCGAGATGGGAGCTGATGTTGTGGTAGGAAGCACGCAAAGGTTTGGCCTCCCACTTGGATTTGGTGGTCCACATGCTGGTTTTTTTGCAACACGGGAAGATTTTAAAAGAAGTATGCCTGGTCGTCTAATAGGCGTTTCTCGAGATTCACAAGGCAAACCAGGCTATAGGCTTTCCCTCCAAACACGTGAACAGCACATCCGTAGGGACAAAGCAACTTCCAATATTTGTACTGCACAAGTTTTGTTAGCTGTGCTTTCCTCAATGTATGCTGTCTATCATGGCCCAAAAGGTTTAAAACAAATTGCCTTACGAGTCCATAGAATGACGACCTTACTCGTAACAGGATTGGAAAAATTAGGGTATAAAATTGTCTCTAAACCTTACTTTGATACTATCCGAGTCGAGCTTAGTAAAGTCACTTCATCCGAAATTATCCATTATGCAGAGGAGAGAGAAATCAACCTTCGATCTGTTTCCCAACATGTGATCAGTATTTCACTAGATGAAACAACCACTTTAGAAGATGTTTCAGATCTACTTCTGATCTTCAATGAAAACAAACCTTTGCACTTCTCTCTCGAAGAATTGGCAAAAAAAGAAGAGTATGCGATTCCAGAAATTTTGGAAAGAAAATCCTCATATCTAAGCCATGCCGTTTTTAATAGTTACCATACCGAAACTGAGATGCTTCGTTATATCCGAAGGTTAGAAGCAAAGGATCTTTCTCTAACTACATCCATGATCGCACTTGGTTCCTGTACGATGAAACTCAATGCCAGCACCGAAATGTATCCCGTTACATGGCCTGAGTTAGCAAACATCCATCCCTTCGTTCCCAATAACCAAACAGAGGGATACCGAATCTTATTCGGCCAATTGGAAAAGTGGCTTTGTGAAATCACAGGTTTTGCTGAAGTTTCACTTCAACCTAACGCAGGTTCACAGGGAGAATACGCTGGCCTCTTAGCGATACGTAACTACCACCAGAGCCGAAATGAAAGCCATAGAAATATTTGCCTCATCCCAATTTCGGCACACGGAACCAATCCAGCCTCGGCCGTAATGGCGGGCTTCCAAGTGGTAGTTGTCGCATGCGATGAAAATGGGAACATTGATGTTGAGGACCTAAAGAAAAAAGCAATTGAGCACAAACATGATCTAGGTGCCTTAATGGTAACCTATCCATCTACTCACGGTGTATTTGAAGAGTCTATCCAAGACATTTGCCAAATTATACATGAAAATGGTGGCCAAGTTTACATGGATGGAGCCAATATGAATGCTCAGGTGGGATTGACTCGCCCTGGAGATATAGGTGCTGATGTATGTCACCTAAACCTACATAAAACATTTTGTATCCCCCACGGAGGTGGCGGCCCTGGTGTTGGTCCGATCGGTGTTGCTGAACATTTAGCGCCCTTTTTACCAGGGCATAGCATCATTGAGAACGGCTCCAACAATAGCCAAGGTGCTGTAAGTGCTGCGCCTTGGGGCAGTGCTTCCATTATCGTTATCTCTTGGGCCTATATACACATGTTAGGCTTTGATGGATTGCGCCATGCCACTAAACTTGCCATCCTCAATGCTAATTATATTGCGAAACGTCTAGTTGGTGCATATCCAGTTCTATACAAAGGAAATCGAGATTTAGTAGCGCATGAATGTATACTCGACATTAGAGGTTTCAAAAAAGGATCTGGAGTGGAAGTAGAAGATATTGCGAAAAGACTTATGGACTATGGATTCCATTCTCCTACAATGTCATTTCCTGTACCTGGCACCTTGATGGTCGAACCAACAGAGTCTGAATCTAAGGAAGAGTTAGATAGATTCATAGATGCAATGTTATCAATTGCAGAGGAAATTGCAGACATTGAAAAAGGTAGTTTGGACAAAACCGACAACCCACTCAAGAATGCTCCACACACTGCAGAAATGGTTATTTCAGACCAATGGAACCATAAGTATTCAAGGGAAAGAGCAGCATACCCGCTACCTTGGCTCAGACTGAGAAAGTTTTGGCCGAGTGTGGGTAGAGTGGACAATGTGTACGGTGATCGAAATCTGGTTTGTTCCTGTATTCCAGTAGAGAGTTATACTTAA
- the gcvH gene encoding glycine cleavage system protein GcvH produces the protein MAETNAVEGYYYTEKHEWVKIEGDTALIGITDYAQNALGDIVFIDLPKPGKKINQKDSLGTIESVKAAEDLYSPISGEVLETNPSLSSNPASVNAEPFQTWMVKLKGVNSSELSSLLNASQYKEFVSKLD, from the coding sequence ATGGCAGAGACAAATGCAGTTGAAGGATACTATTACACAGAAAAACATGAATGGGTAAAGATTGAAGGCGATACCGCACTCATTGGCATCACTGATTATGCTCAGAATGCGTTAGGGGATATCGTTTTTATCGATCTACCAAAACCTGGGAAAAAAATTAACCAGAAAGATAGTTTAGGTACTATTGAGTCCGTTAAGGCTGCTGAAGATTTATATTCCCCGATTTCGGGAGAAGTTTTGGAAACCAATCCAAGTCTTAGCTCCAATCCAGCCTCTGTGAATGCTGAACCTTTTCAAACCTGGATGGTCAAATTAAAGGGAGTCAATTCTAGTGAATTGTCCTCACTCTTAAACGCAAGCCAATACAAGGAATTTGTTTCAAAACTCGATTAA
- the gcvT gene encoding glycine cleavage system aminomethyltransferase GcvT — MVLRRLDWKERKESLDLQKTALNEKHRQLGAKMVPFGGWDMPVQYTGIIQEHLSTRTDAGLFDVSHMGEIFITGASEDILSLLETLTCNTVSTMKDGQVQYNAVLNETGGLVDDVTIYKFSAEKYMICSNASNYPAVTKHLQKYQKGTCRVEDQSHIWHQLALQGPKANAILESVLKQSLDPIAYYHFQEITYKSETIIVSRTGYTGEDGFEIYTSVPLGLQLWDTLLQEGKSSGLVPVGLGARDTLRLEAKYPLYGHELNEEWSPVESGIGFIVKEKTLPYFGYERILSDKKNSPKRKIVGIQLEEPGVMRENYPIFAADETPIGKTTSGTHSPSCKVSLGLAILDFDYTKDQTEVFVEIRGQKKKAKVHLSPFIKGSVRNHKG; from the coding sequence ATGGTATTACGTCGCTTAGATTGGAAGGAAAGGAAAGAGAGTTTGGACTTACAAAAAACGGCATTGAATGAAAAACACCGCCAATTGGGCGCAAAAATGGTGCCTTTCGGCGGTTGGGACATGCCAGTACAGTATACTGGAATCATCCAAGAGCATCTATCCACTCGAACCGATGCCGGATTGTTTGACGTTTCTCACATGGGTGAGATCTTCATCACTGGTGCTTCGGAAGATATCTTGTCACTCCTCGAAACCCTTACCTGCAATACAGTCTCTACGATGAAAGATGGACAAGTCCAATACAATGCAGTCTTAAATGAGACTGGTGGATTGGTGGATGATGTCACTATTTACAAATTTTCGGCTGAAAAGTACATGATCTGTTCCAATGCATCCAATTACCCAGCAGTCACCAAACATCTGCAAAAATACCAAAAAGGTACATGCCGTGTAGAAGACCAAAGCCATATCTGGCACCAATTGGCTTTGCAAGGACCAAAGGCCAATGCTATTTTAGAAAGCGTACTGAAACAATCTTTAGATCCGATTGCCTACTACCACTTCCAAGAAATTACATACAAAAGTGAAACCATCATCGTATCTCGCACAGGTTATACTGGTGAAGATGGTTTTGAGATTTATACATCAGTACCTCTCGGTCTGCAACTTTGGGATACTTTATTGCAAGAAGGAAAATCATCTGGTCTAGTACCTGTCGGTCTTGGTGCAAGAGATACCTTACGATTAGAAGCAAAGTATCCACTTTATGGACATGAACTCAATGAAGAATGGTCACCGGTAGAATCAGGGATTGGTTTTATCGTAAAAGAAAAAACTCTGCCATACTTTGGATATGAGCGCATCCTTTCCGACAAAAAGAATTCTCCCAAACGAAAAATTGTAGGAATCCAATTAGAAGAGCCGGGTGTAATGAGAGAAAACTATCCCATCTTCGCTGCAGATGAAACACCGATCGGTAAAACAACCTCCGGAACCCATTCTCCTTCCTGTAAGGTATCTTTGGGACTTGCGATTTTGGATTTTGACTACACCAAAGACCAAACAGAAGTCTTCGTTGAAATTAGAGGACAAAAGAAAAAAGCAAAAGTACATCTTTCCCCTTTTATAAAAGGGAGTGTTCGCAATCATAAAGGATAA
- a CDS encoding synaptic vesicle VAT-1 family membrane protein, whose protein sequence is MQREVYRVIQPGSLSGLKRRSESFEQPKDNEISVRIRAIGLNFADVFSVYGMYSATPKEPFIPGLEFAGTVIEVGNDCKTFRKGDEIFGTTRFGAYATHINIDERYVFPLPKDWSHRAGAAYPVQALTAYYALHVLGDLQSKQTILVHSAAGGVGLYANQIAKKQNAYTIALIGSEAKIKTIQDAGYDDFIIRGPNFRKDLEEKLNGKRLDLVLECTGGRYFSDSFDLLSPMGRLITYGSANFTPRSSSRNWIHLAFQYLNRPKIDPLAMISANKSVMGFNLIWLWNEIDVLQKHFNALNALKLYQQVIGDTFSFENLPEALKKFKNGNTIGKIIIDVS, encoded by the coding sequence GTGCAAAGAGAAGTATATCGAGTCATCCAACCAGGTTCCCTCTCAGGTCTTAAACGAAGAAGTGAGTCATTCGAGCAGCCAAAAGATAATGAGATAAGTGTCCGTATTCGGGCAATTGGATTAAATTTCGCAGATGTGTTTTCCGTTTATGGAATGTATTCCGCAACTCCGAAGGAACCATTCATTCCAGGCTTAGAGTTTGCGGGTACGGTAATTGAAGTAGGTAATGACTGTAAAACATTTCGAAAAGGCGATGAAATATTTGGAACCACTCGCTTTGGTGCGTATGCTACACATATCAATATCGATGAGCGCTATGTATTTCCTCTACCAAAGGATTGGTCACATAGAGCTGGAGCTGCCTACCCAGTGCAAGCTTTGACTGCATACTATGCTCTTCATGTCTTAGGAGATCTCCAATCAAAGCAAACCATTCTCGTTCATAGTGCTGCAGGCGGAGTCGGATTGTATGCAAACCAAATCGCAAAGAAACAAAATGCATATACGATAGCATTGATAGGCTCTGAAGCAAAGATAAAGACCATTCAAGATGCAGGTTATGATGATTTTATCATTCGTGGGCCGAATTTTCGTAAGGATTTAGAAGAAAAACTAAATGGAAAACGATTGGATTTGGTATTGGAATGTACTGGAGGCAGATATTTTTCTGATTCTTTTGACTTACTATCACCAATGGGTAGGCTGATTACGTATGGAAGTGCAAACTTTACGCCTAGATCATCGAGTCGAAATTGGATTCACTTAGCATTTCAGTATCTCAATCGACCCAAAATTGATCCATTAGCGATGATTTCAGCGAATAAATCAGTGATGGGATTCAATTTGATATGGTTATGGAACGAAATTGATGTCTTACAGAAACATTTTAACGCATTGAATGCCTTAAAACTGTATCAACAAGTGATAGGAGATACATTTTCATTTGAAAATCTACCTGAAGCATTGAAAAAATTTAAAAATGGGAACACAATTGGTAAAATCATCATCGATGTTTCGTAG
- a CDS encoding suppressor of fused domain protein — protein sequence MNSQPAQVLYQETNPYGSFTAFLEDDGRTIYLYLQSHNNPDWKMKSLWIRNLIDAPKERDPEDFERGLAPVLTESEVVNPKAMPKLSESEIHFIWSEEGDSLALFVNEELYAYLPPWSGIKGIQGYHKEAKEEAITASPLGDPENGVIAERVKAARAFWESVAQKGHWKAAQSLRLQFLEEKLGKHDKYWSADGGKYPSLGIASFYPKEFPGIKVFSTIGMSVQNQPSVELYHKDFENFARIELVFALKLLPDVEDHSEQWVQHVLGEMIKFPWNTGIWFGHSHSIQNPRKDPDQLYLDFSWFVLRNITDELDHDSTLELPKLHGLISENGKRVNYLVLTPISIEERICFMREGSQKFWETWKKEGYSFFHDSERRMLEF from the coding sequence ATGAATTCTCAACCAGCACAAGTTCTCTACCAAGAAACAAACCCCTACGGTTCTTTTACAGCCTTCCTAGAGGATGATGGTAGAACCATTTATCTATACCTACAGTCACATAACAACCCTGATTGGAAGATGAAATCCTTATGGATTCGCAATTTAATTGATGCACCGAAGGAAAGGGATCCAGAAGATTTTGAAAGAGGCCTTGCGCCGGTTCTCACCGAATCGGAAGTGGTGAATCCGAAGGCAATGCCAAAGCTATCGGAAAGTGAAATCCATTTCATCTGGTCCGAAGAAGGTGATTCCCTCGCTCTCTTTGTAAACGAAGAATTGTATGCATACCTCCCACCTTGGTCAGGTATCAAAGGGATCCAAGGTTACCACAAAGAAGCAAAAGAAGAAGCGATCACTGCCTCCCCACTAGGTGATCCCGAGAATGGAGTTATCGCCGAACGAGTCAAAGCCGCTCGTGCATTCTGGGAAAGTGTTGCACAAAAAGGTCACTGGAAAGCGGCGCAATCACTTCGATTGCAATTTTTGGAAGAAAAACTAGGAAAACATGACAAGTATTGGTCTGCAGATGGCGGCAAATACCCTTCCTTAGGCATTGCTTCTTTTTATCCGAAAGAATTTCCTGGGATCAAAGTATTTTCAACGATTGGTATGAGTGTTCAAAACCAACCCAGTGTTGAACTGTATCACAAAGATTTTGAAAATTTTGCGCGGATTGAACTCGTTTTTGCTCTCAAACTTTTGCCAGATGTAGAAGACCATTCCGAACAATGGGTACAACATGTTCTAGGCGAAATGATTAAGTTTCCATGGAATACAGGCATCTGGTTTGGACATTCCCACAGCATCCAAAATCCTAGAAAGGACCCAGACCAACTCTATTTGGACTTCTCTTGGTTTGTATTGCGAAACATCACAGATGAATTGGACCATGATTCCACATTGGAGCTTCCTAAATTGCATGGGCTCATCTCGGAAAACGGAAAACGAGTGAACTATCTAGTGCTTACCCCAATTTCTATTGAGGAACGTATTTGTTTTATGAGAGAGGGATCACAAAAATTTTGGGAGACTTGGAAGAAGGAAGGCTATTCATTTTTCCATGATTCGGAACGAAGGATGTTAGAATTCTGA
- a CDS encoding methylated-DNA--[protein]-cysteine S-methyltransferase, whose amino-acid sequence MDSKQSIIFPMDLAKSENFKRIETAIRYIRENFQWQPDLDQVAEQVNLSPFHFQKLFTEWAGVSPKKFLQYTTITYAKERLKTRNVTLFGAAMDVGLSGTGRLHDLFIQIEGMTPGEYKNGGEQLEIQYSFSESPFGNVLCASTKKGICHLSFVEEETIALSSLMDTFPNAKYRQAMDPLQESALQIFYQKWNQLDQIKLHLKGTHFQLKVWEALLKIPSGGLTSYGNIAEQLSLPKAARAVGSAVGDNPVAYLIPCHRVIQSGGTFGQYHWGETRKIAMIGWEASQLALSR is encoded by the coding sequence ATGGATTCCAAGCAGAGTATCATTTTTCCTATGGACCTAGCCAAATCAGAAAATTTCAAAAGAATCGAAACTGCCATTCGCTATATCCGAGAGAACTTCCAATGGCAGCCCGATTTAGACCAAGTGGCAGAGCAAGTAAACCTAAGCCCTTTCCATTTCCAAAAACTCTTTACGGAATGGGCTGGTGTGAGCCCCAAAAAATTTTTACAATACACAACCATTACATATGCTAAGGAAAGATTGAAAACGAGAAATGTAACTTTGTTTGGTGCAGCAATGGATGTGGGACTCTCAGGTACGGGTAGATTACACGACCTATTCATTCAAATAGAAGGAATGACCCCCGGTGAATATAAAAATGGTGGGGAACAATTAGAGATTCAATATAGTTTTTCAGAAAGTCCCTTTGGCAATGTGCTTTGTGCTTCTACGAAAAAAGGAATCTGCCATCTAAGTTTTGTGGAAGAGGAAACAATTGCACTTTCTTCTTTAATGGACACATTTCCAAATGCAAAGTACCGCCAGGCTATGGATCCCTTGCAGGAGAGTGCCCTTCAGATTTTTTATCAAAAGTGGAATCAGTTGGACCAAATCAAACTTCATTTAAAAGGAACTCACTTTCAATTGAAGGTGTGGGAAGCCTTATTGAAAATTCCCAGTGGAGGATTGACGAGTTATGGAAACATTGCCGAACAACTCTCTCTCCCGAAAGCAGCGCGTGCTGTAGGCTCGGCTGTAGGTGACAACCCTGTTGCTTACTTGATTCCATGCCATCGAGTGATCCAATCTGGAGGAACATTCGGGCAATACCATTGGGGAGAAACGCGAAAGATTGCGATGATTGGATGGGAAGCATCCCAACTTGCCCTTAGTAGGTAA
- a CDS encoding 2OG-Fe(II) oxygenase, whose amino-acid sequence MINISMLEEDLNRDGYSLIKNYRTPIECDEIKELFEKESLFRKVVSMERYRFGKGDYKYFHYPLPKAIEKIKQEIYPYLVNIANHWMLILKKDIVYPNSLDDFTKQCKEVNQTLPTALILRYERGGFNTLHQDIYGKIFFPFQIVLCLSKVNQDFSGGEFVITESQYRAQSRAKVISADKGDLLVITTNFRPILGKKGYSMSTVKHGVSTIHAGERFSLGIIFHDAVS is encoded by the coding sequence ATGATTAATATATCAATGTTAGAAGAGGACCTAAATCGAGATGGCTATAGTTTAATAAAAAACTATCGAACTCCAATTGAATGTGATGAAATCAAAGAACTATTTGAAAAAGAATCTCTTTTTCGAAAGGTAGTTTCAATGGAAAGATACCGTTTTGGCAAAGGCGACTATAAATATTTCCACTATCCTTTGCCGAAAGCTATTGAAAAGATAAAACAAGAAATTTATCCTTATTTGGTAAATATCGCAAATCATTGGATGCTGATTCTTAAAAAAGATATAGTTTATCCTAATTCACTTGATGACTTCACTAAGCAATGTAAAGAAGTAAACCAAACATTGCCTACAGCATTGATTTTAAGATATGAAAGAGGTGGATTCAATACCTTACATCAAGATATTTATGGTAAAATCTTTTTTCCATTCCAAATCGTTCTTTGCTTAAGCAAGGTAAACCAAGATTTTTCTGGTGGAGAATTTGTTATTACAGAAAGCCAATACAGAGCACAATCAAGAGCTAAGGTTATCTCTGCGGATAAAGGAGACCTTTTGGTAATCACAACAAACTTTCGACCAATTTTAGGAAAAAAAGGATATTCAATGTCAACGGTAAAACATGGTGTAAGTACTATACATGCTGGAGAGAGATTTAGTTTAGGGATTATCTTTCATGACGCAGTCAGCTAA
- a CDS encoding alpha-ketoglutarate-dependent dioxygenase AlkB family protein, translated as MDLFKRNERENLLPYDGIVEYLGPFLKPKEASDYFDAIFSSSAWKHDEAKIFAKHIITKRKVAWYGDDDFEYIYSGTAKKALPWTDVLYSMKTLVEEKSRAKFNSCLLNLYHSGNEGMAWHSDDEKSLGERTTIASVSLGTERKFYFRHKKTKETIAIDLEPGSLLLMRGETQTNWLHALPKMKRIQTPRINLTYRQFKLN; from the coding sequence ATGGATTTATTTAAACGAAACGAAAGAGAAAATCTTTTGCCTTATGATGGGATTGTAGAATACTTAGGTCCCTTTCTGAAGCCTAAGGAGGCGAGTGACTACTTTGACGCTATATTCTCCTCCTCTGCTTGGAAACACGATGAAGCAAAGATATTTGCAAAGCACATCATTACAAAAAGAAAAGTTGCCTGGTATGGTGATGATGACTTTGAATATATATACTCTGGCACAGCAAAGAAGGCACTTCCATGGACTGATGTTTTATATTCGATGAAGACACTCGTGGAAGAAAAGTCACGAGCAAAATTCAATTCATGTCTATTGAATTTATACCATTCAGGTAACGAAGGTATGGCCTGGCATTCGGATGATGAAAAGTCATTGGGGGAGAGAACAACCATCGCTTCAGTCAGTTTAGGAACAGAGAGAAAATTTTATTTTAGACACAAAAAAACGAAAGAGACAATCGCAATTGATTTGGAACCAGGTAGTTTACTCTTGATGAGAGGAGAAACGCAAACTAATTGGCTACATGCATTGCCAAAAATGAAAAGGATACAAACTCCCAGAATCAATCTTACTTACCGACAATTTAAGTTAAATTAA
- a CDS encoding lysoplasmalogenase family protein has protein sequence MSYYAVLVCIPLSICVAFLIHWYTLRPIQNSKNRLEVSRGTYLGFSIQILLFAFLLFYLGGSVFLAPVFAIIFSFLGDWFNLQFPIALKNNGEPLIGGIVSFAMAQLFYISAFFQILPWSMLYSGIVPYLLSLSFLILTGVIFYFRVYEPKRSKPIMISALIYGLLLSFFVSLTANAYIQFGGVWLFLLLGGLFFIASDAIMGETTINGTRHPVWEYQVPWITYLLAQGLLLIGFFLVSHTKMVH, from the coding sequence ATGAGTTACTATGCAGTTTTGGTTTGTATCCCTCTCTCCATTTGTGTCGCTTTTTTAATCCATTGGTATACCTTACGACCCATCCAAAACTCAAAAAATAGATTGGAGGTTTCGCGAGGAACCTACCTTGGTTTCTCTATACAAATATTGTTATTTGCATTTTTACTTTTCTATCTAGGCGGATCCGTATTTTTAGCACCAGTATTTGCAATCATCTTTTCTTTCTTAGGTGATTGGTTTAACCTGCAATTCCCTATCGCTCTTAAAAATAATGGCGAACCATTGATTGGAGGTATTGTTAGTTTTGCGATGGCTCAGCTCTTTTACATATCTGCCTTTTTTCAGATTCTGCCTTGGTCAATGCTATATTCAGGAATCGTGCCATATTTACTTAGTCTAAGTTTTTTAATTTTAACTGGCGTTATCTTTTATTTTAGAGTATATGAACCTAAACGATCAAAACCTATAATGATATCTGCTCTTATCTACGGATTGCTTTTGTCATTTTTTGTCTCTCTAACGGCAAATGCATACATTCAATTCGGTGGTGTTTGGTTGTTTCTTTTGCTGGGTGGTCTATTTTTTATTGCATCCGATGCTATTATGGGTGAGACAACAATCAATGGAACAAGACACCCTGTTTGGGAATACCAAGTTCCTTGGATTACTTATCTTTTGGCTCAAGGATTATTATTGATCGGTTTCTTTTTGGTTTCGCATACAAAGATGGTTCATTAA
- a CDS encoding SO2930 family diheme c-type cytochrome, which translates to MRIFSFSCLLFTVCSFAFCSKKANLNSEGTEVKIQESLSQYKIFASIKNEGLVPIPNGFRYDLNTALFSDYATKDRVIFLPDGTNMEYDSEKEFKFPIGSIISKTFSLPANFSTSSGQSGKRIETRLLIHQPKGWFAVSYVWNEDNTEAFISYAGESIPVTFQNEKGEKDSFFYTVPSRNQCASCHQAYEGRTQTIVPIGIKARHLNKTYSFEGSTENQLKLMETKGLLVGLPMFGVPKVANAFDPKETIEDRARAYLDINCAHCHQTRAAGGINSKLILSYDETDRSHFGVCKTPGSAGKGGGGLRYDVVPGHPEDSILHYRMATKDPGAMMPQIGRALVHKEGVQLIYDWIREMPSQDCP; encoded by the coding sequence ATGAGAATCTTTTCCTTTAGTTGTTTACTATTTACCGTATGTTCATTTGCCTTTTGTTCAAAAAAAGCAAATCTAAACTCGGAAGGAACAGAGGTAAAGATCCAAGAGTCTCTTTCTCAATACAAAATTTTTGCTTCCATCAAAAATGAAGGACTAGTCCCGATTCCAAATGGATTTCGTTATGATTTGAATACGGCACTATTTTCAGATTATGCAACGAAAGATAGAGTGATCTTCCTACCGGACGGAACCAATATGGAATATGACTCTGAAAAGGAGTTCAAATTTCCTATTGGTAGTATCATTTCCAAAACGTTCTCACTTCCTGCAAACTTTAGTACTTCTTCAGGGCAAAGTGGCAAACGAATCGAGACAAGACTTTTGATTCATCAACCCAAAGGTTGGTTTGCTGTGTCATATGTTTGGAATGAGGATAATACTGAGGCTTTCATTTCATACGCGGGTGAGTCTATCCCAGTTACCTTTCAAAATGAAAAAGGGGAAAAGGATTCATTTTTTTATACCGTTCCTTCCCGAAACCAATGTGCCTCTTGCCACCAAGCCTATGAAGGTAGAACCCAGACTATTGTACCAATTGGAATCAAAGCAAGGCATTTAAACAAAACCTATTCATTTGAAGGTAGTACTGAAAACCAGCTAAAGCTTATGGAAACAAAAGGTCTATTAGTTGGCTTGCCAATGTTTGGTGTTCCCAAAGTAGCCAATGCTTTTGATCCAAAAGAGACTATTGAAGATCGGGCACGTGCCTACTTGGATATCAATTGTGCCCATTGCCACCAAACAAGAGCAGCTGGTGGTATAAATTCCAAACTCATTTTATCTTACGATGAGACTGATCGCTCTCACTTCGGTGTATGTAAAACGCCAGGTTCTGCCGGCAAGGGTGGTGGTGGATTGCGCTATGACGTAGTGCCAGGCCATCCAGAAGATTCGATCTTACATTACCGTATGGCGACAAAAGATCCAGGTGCTATGATGCCACAAATCGGAAGAGCACTCGTCCATAAAGAGGGAGTTCAATTGATCTATGATTGGATTCGAGAAATGCCTTCCCAAGATTGCCCTTAA